A window of the Podospora bellae-mahoneyi strain CBS 112042 chromosome 6, whole genome shotgun sequence genome harbors these coding sequences:
- a CDS encoding hypothetical protein (EggNog:ENOG503PA4B; CAZy:AA9; COG:G) yields the protein MKILSVFLLTAVAVEGHYTFPRLVVNGKTVEDRDWLFTRQTKNAQSKSGIENPSSGDIRCYSSTTAPQIATVPAGASVNYISTQQINHPGPTQYYLARVPVGSSAKTWDGSGSVWWKFASTMPYYDANKQLVWPAQNTYATHPAVIPANTPSGEYLLRVEQIALHMASQANKAQFYISCSQINITNGGNGTPGPTVSLPGAYRSNDPGIQVNIYNLQPDAYRAPGPAPWQG from the exons ACACATTTCCTAGACTCGTCGTCAACGGCAAGACCGTGGAAGACAGAGACTGGCTCTTTACCCGTCAAACTAAGAACGCGCAGTCCAAGTCAGGCATTGAAAATCCCTCCAGCGGAGATATCAGGTGTTACTCTTCCACAACAGCCCCCCAAATTGCCACAGTCCCCGCAGGCGCTTCGGTGAACTACATTTCTACTCAACAAATCAACCACCCTGGCCCCACCCAATACTATCTCGCTCGCGTCCCTGTAGGCTCATCAGCAAAGACCTGGGACGGTTCCGGAAGCGTTTGGTGGAAGTTTGCATCAACCATGCCCTACTATGATGCCAACAAACAGCTTGTCTGGCCTGCTCAGA ACACATATGCTACTCACCCCGCGGTCATTCCGGCCAACACCCCGAGCGGCGAATATCTCCTACGAGTAGAGCAGATTGCCTTGCACATGGCTAGCCAAGCAAACAAGGCACAGTTTTATATCTCCTGCTCACAAATCAACATTACCAACGGAGGAAACGGAACTCCAGGCCCAACCGTCTCCCTCCCTGGGGCCTATAG GTCCAACGACCCTGGAATTCAGGTGAATATCTACAACCTCCAGCCAGATGCCTATCGCGCTCCAGGTCCTGCGCCCTGGCAGGGTTAG